ccgccgtccgcttCCGCAGGGTCAGGAAGCAGCTGAGGACGACCTCGCGTGGCTGCGGCGGGCGAGGGGGAGTCGTACCGTGGCGGGAGGAGATcatcgcggccgacgacgacgccggcgaccgGACGCGGCTGCTGCACCGGTACCTCCGCGACCAGATggagctcgtcgtcgccggggcCGACGCGGAGGAGCTCGTCGACGAGCTGCTTGTTGATCAGTAACTAGTGCCAGATATTAGAGAAacttttgctctttttttttttccatttcggTTTGCGATTTGTAGCTTGTAGGATGTCACGTAGCTTCATAGGAGCTG
This portion of the Setaria viridis chromosome 7, Setaria_viridis_v4.0, whole genome shotgun sequence genome encodes:
- the LOC140223534 gene encoding uncharacterized protein produces the protein MYIASRRPRMGSGGGVVPTSWRALAAAALALWLLPVLLALALLWLPLLCCAVAAVRFRRVRKQLRTTSRGCGGRGGVVPWREEIIAADDDAGDRTRLLHRYLRDQMELVVAGADAEELVDELLVDQ